A genomic stretch from Frigoribacterium sp. PvP032 includes:
- the yidD gene encoding membrane protein insertion efficiency factor YidD — MQFVTLLPRNVCVVLLRAYRAVISPLYGEVCRYHPSCSRYALEAIQQHGVVRGSAMGAWRIGRCNPWAAGGIDDVTPPRRQNYTTTAFGFVVPRSDVVAPAPGSVPRLLVQSHGKG, encoded by the coding sequence GTGCAGTTCGTGACGTTGCTGCCGCGCAACGTCTGCGTGGTGCTTCTCCGTGCCTACCGGGCCGTCATCTCGCCTCTCTACGGCGAGGTCTGCCGGTACCACCCGTCGTGCTCGCGCTACGCGCTCGAGGCCATCCAGCAGCACGGTGTCGTGCGGGGGTCGGCCATGGGCGCCTGGCGGATCGGCCGCTGCAACCCCTGGGCGGCCGGCGGAATCGACGACGTCACCCCGCCCCGGCGTCAGAACTACACCACCACGGCCTTCGGCTTCGTGGTCCCTCGATCCGACGTGGTCGCGCCTGCCCCCGGCAGCGTGCCCCGTCTCCTCGTCCAGAGCCACGGAAAGGGCTGA